The following proteins are co-located in the Echinicola sp. 20G genome:
- a CDS encoding exo-beta-N-acetylmuramidase NamZ domain-containing protein, protein MIIKYNLKRFVLLLMIGTLLASCGGNSHQEQQEGSVAKESAERVVIGAERLFDDEFFPLIKGKKLALVTNHTGLMPDGSHLVDVLFERKDVELTLLFGPEHGIRGEEDTHVADGTDKNTGLPVISLYGKVRKPTPKMLEGIDVLVFDIQDVGARFYTYIATMMHVLEAAAEQGIPYLVLDRPNAIGGVYVDGPVGDKQREPVVGVDQLPVVHGMTVGELAQMFNEERSKKGMAKADLTVVTMKEYRREMWYDETGLPWVKPSPNMLTLTTAAFYPMTCLLEGTNISEARGTLHPFEHIGAPWIKGDQLAQQLNSYNLEGVKFTSASFVPEMIVDGIEIYPPKFLEDTCSSAFIELKNRNEFASSKAAVYMLDALYRLYPDQLEWKEGRMDRLWKTKSVREGILAGQSPEEIIASWTEGLDYYKGVRKQYLLY, encoded by the coding sequence ATGATAATAAAATATAATTTAAAAAGATTTGTCCTGCTTTTAATGATAGGGACTTTATTAGCCTCTTGTGGTGGTAATTCCCATCAAGAACAACAAGAGGGATCAGTGGCGAAAGAAAGTGCTGAGCGAGTGGTGATCGGTGCAGAGCGGCTTTTTGATGATGAATTTTTCCCATTGATCAAGGGAAAGAAGTTGGCATTGGTTACTAACCATACGGGCTTGATGCCAGATGGGAGTCATTTGGTGGATGTGCTTTTTGAGCGAAAGGACGTGGAATTGACTTTGTTGTTTGGACCTGAGCATGGTATTCGTGGTGAAGAGGATACGCATGTCGCGGATGGTACGGATAAAAATACAGGGCTTCCTGTAATTTCTCTCTATGGAAAAGTTAGAAAGCCCACACCTAAAATGCTAGAAGGAATCGATGTATTGGTTTTTGATATTCAAGATGTAGGAGCTCGTTTTTACACTTACATTGCTACCATGATGCATGTTTTGGAAGCTGCTGCTGAGCAAGGAATACCTTATTTGGTACTGGACAGACCAAATGCCATAGGTGGTGTCTATGTGGATGGGCCAGTGGGAGATAAGCAAAGGGAACCAGTCGTTGGTGTTGATCAGTTGCCGGTGGTACATGGAATGACGGTAGGAGAGTTGGCGCAAATGTTCAATGAGGAGAGAAGTAAAAAGGGAATGGCCAAAGCTGACTTGACGGTGGTTACCATGAAGGAGTACCGTAGGGAAATGTGGTATGATGAGACAGGCTTGCCATGGGTCAAACCTTCACCAAATATGTTGACTTTGACGACAGCGGCCTTTTATCCAATGACCTGTCTGCTGGAAGGAACCAATATATCTGAAGCAAGAGGGACACTCCATCCTTTTGAGCACATTGGGGCGCCTTGGATTAAAGGAGATCAATTGGCACAGCAACTGAATAGCTATAACCTGGAAGGCGTAAAGTTTACTTCTGCCAGTTTTGTACCAGAAATGATCGTAGATGGAATAGAAATTTACCCTCCTAAGTTTTTGGAAGATACTTGCTCAAGCGCCTTTATTGAACTAAAAAACAGAAATGAGTTTGCCTCATCAAAAGCGGCAGTTTATATGTTGGATGCATTGTATCGGCTTTATCCAGATCAACTAGAATGGAAAGAAGGAAGAATGGATCGACTTTGGAAAACTAAATCGGTAAGAGAAGGGATTTTAGCTGGTCAAAGCCCTGAGGAAATCATTGCTAGTTGGACAGAGGGTTTGGATTACT